GTCCTATACaatagacctctctatttataggataGCTAAACGTACAAACATGACCGAATCGAATTACAACTCCAAGTCATATTCAATCTGATCTCTATcttcctctaatcacaagaggacaaacaacttccgctaattaaaCTAATTCGTCAATATctcacgtaatcatgcatgtaACATCTCTCattcatacatgcatatactTAACCAACTCAGAGTACGTCTCTGACACCAACTCTTgcctcaagtccagccaccacacgactcccccatgcctgctccgacttgaacacgaattagttGAGACGTCcactcacgatcagatcgcatTCTACGGCCATCGCGAAActttgtctccatatgcattgttctctcagctcgaccatcccacatgacatcctcgattaccatgacctcagttcctcctgaacctattCACTGAACCCCAGCTcatccctgaacttagttcgtcgatccatcatcgaccacgttcgcctttGAGCAACACCTGCATATAATCaaacgagtacgagcacaagtcttTCCCAACTTGACttaagatcagttcacgcaacaccatgcAAACTACAAGCAAAACCAtcatgctaacataagcatacacAACTTTTGATAGTGCATCCTAaaatcattatgctaaatcactttgctctgccaatatTATTGTTCAAACAAATTTTTCATCATATGATCTCACATAACTCCAAAGTCCTAGCGGCGGCGTTGCTGCTGAATGCTCCGTAGAGAGGGGTCATCAACGGCGAACCTGGCATTGTACCTACACCTCACCTTCACTGCCGCCTTCTTCATCAGCGGCGATTGGATCTTCTTCGGTGGAGGCAGAATCTCGTGTTGGCGGCTTAGATATGACAGAGCATGTGTGGCCGTGGCATGTCTCTGTGGGTGGCGGTGGCTGGACTTTCGTCGCCGCGCCCATTCAAATCGAGACCATCACGCCATCCCGAATGAGTCCGCTCACTGTCACGTGCTTTGTTGTGCACGGGGTGCCTGTCCTGCAGATCTATGCATGCAGCCCCTTTTTGTGTGTCCTCTCTGCGTGTTGTGCACGCGACTGCGCTTGGTCACGGGGCGGACAAGTTCGAGCTCTGGATGTTGCTCGACGAGGCGTGTGGATGGCCAACTCCTTCATGTTGGCAGCCAGATGTTCATGGCCCACTGCTAGGATCCTCACAACGGTTATTTGTGGGATCTTTACAGTTGTTGGCTAAATCCACTCGACGACGGTCTGCTCTGATTCGTGTTCTGCTGCAAACAACTTTTGGCAATTGAGGCATAGTTCTGATGGGTGGGGGTGAGGGCATGGGCAACGCTTGCCATCGTTTCCAGCCTCCTTGGACCGATTCGACGGTTGAGGCGCAACTCTAGTTGGCTACGAAGCACCTGGTGAAAGCCCTAATCGACTTCCTATTGATGCCGATGACGCATTCAGGCGTTGTTCCTCGTTTGGAGGTGGTGttgtggtgtttttttttttttgaattctttggGTGAAAACCTCATTATGGTTTTCAAGTGCCCTTAGTGCCATGCCATCCTTAAAGGCACCGTCTGGAGTTCCTCCCCTGTGTTTTTGAGTGGCTGTTGACTTAGGTCTGACCTTGGTCTGTTTCTGCGAACGTTGTTGACTATATCTGGCGTAGTTTAGCTAGCTAGTTGGttagtgtcacacccggttttaacgaacaaaaccaAGCGTGACTTATGTGTACCCAgaatgtttaacacacataaggacatcacatgtgaaataacaaaagtaatactttaacttacaactgttcaactcttacattaaagacttaAACTAAACAACGTTATTATCTAAATGACGACAAAATAATCAGCGAAAGCAGAATGGAAGTGTCGGTGACTAAGCAACTCCACATGTACTGAATGGAAGACACACTCGTAGatcaccaggtcgtcgtcttgaaaatcttcaaagtcctccactgaacagcatatgtattgtgtgagatagcaagagtgaatacatggagtactcagcacatgtgggaaaataatgaaatgTAGTCTTTCAACAAGAATgagctaacacatggtatatttgcgtataTACGAGTAAAGAAACAGTAATGTAAtccaaaagcattaagcagttattaaatgaatgtaacccaaaaaAAACCCAATAATCACCATCCAAAGCTAACCACCTTGTAACCCATAACAATTTAGTACCACCAGACTAtaatcataaccataaccataatcaactaatcatgtgagaatcgAAGTCTCTCATGATTGTGAGCACGGTTGATATATCAAATTTCGCACTTTACAGAGGTTATACAACTTttccacgagtcatgatttcatcacctacaagcagatgactaaagtctctaTGTTGCAGTGTCTGCCAAGCACtttacacactttcgaggtgtgttgtcaggagatcactatgaagtctttacaaagaatcctctcACTATGTGTCACCATCactctaggtttcaccgtcagggtttacgcgagtctaactcctacacagaagccccctcttgtgccttgtgGATTCTGAGAACTATCTTCCCTCATCCACGCATCcaatctggcccacacaacactgggagaacccTAATTAATGGCTAAGCCTatccatatcagtctcgtgttggTACGAAACAtcttggattgtcgctccatgaaccagtccttatttaggtcacttgagcaaagactaaaccaacgACATATCTATGATCACCTTCATAACCACCTATTTGCTCAAGGCTtaaagttccatgttgctatatcaaattcatcatcatattaaccatcattgttatatgttcattagtcaagtatatgataCTTCCCAGCATCTCAATAGCATGGTTGAGCAAATCTATTCAAAGACTCATACTAACCatcacttaggcttcaaggaatgtaagaAGAAAGATCTAGGacaaaccctaacataggtgactacccatcaaattgacattgcatgcaattttataaaataaaatatagatttaagatgatcaatgacacttgtcttctccttactgctgcttagtgtactctagctcctagtcttgatgttcctcaaattgattgAGGCGTTGTCGTCTAATCGTACAATTACCGACAAAATACACAaacaaacacactaagaacagtacacaaaacagaagaacaacaagataaaacctatatagaaagatagagctctgaaaAACTAATACAACAACGCAAGAATCGCTAAAAAAGAAGCTAGAATGAAAATTTTATGAGGCTCTTACTGAACAAGGGCTTTTATGCAAAAAGGTCAGGactaaaatctaatttattaaagTCTAGGGAGTTTTCTTTAAAAAGATAGGGCCTAAACTTAACTATTTGCAAGTCTAGGGTGCTTACTGCAAAAATTTAGGACATAAATCTAATTATTAAAACTAACTAGGGgtctatttgcaaaattaaCGTTGACTAGGCTCAGTTGACTTGCATCATGTGGCACCGACGTGGCTTGCTGACTTGGCTGAGAGCGTTGACTGGGTTATGGAGTGACACGTGGCGCCACAAGACTGGTGGATGAAGGGGTATGCTTTTGATCTAATCTAGACTGTGTGTTGCTGATCGGATGGTTGAGGAAGAGAGACGGTGAACCATCGGCAGCAGAGGAGCGACGACGGTCATGGCGCGACGATGCTCAATCGGAAGTATGCCAAATTGGCGCTTCGGCCTGCCGCCGGCGGTGGTGAGCGGCGAAAAGCAGGGAGGAAGCGATGGCGAACTCGCCTTGGGTTTCAGTGGCTTCGGTGAGGCGGCGAATCAGGTTGGTAGCAAGGAGGGCGATGTAGACCTTCGGTTCCTCATCGGCGGCGAAGCTCTAGTGACTAAGAGGTGAAGGCGGGGGCTCATGTGTGCTCAAAGGGTGTCTACGAAACTCAGGGACGGCATGACGATGGTGGAACGACGCTAGGATGGCTTGGTGGTGGGATAGATCGAGGCGACAATAATGGCATCGGCGACGCTCGGTTTCAGCGACTTGAGCTCGGGCTTCGATGAGATTGGTTTGGGGGAAAACCGAGGGGCGGCGGCTAGATATATAGGTGGCAGAGAGTCTCGGGGCGAAGCGGGACTCAAGGATAGCGACGCGAATTCCATCTCGGACACAGCGACGCGGAAGAGTCCAGCTTAGAGATGACGGGCGCGCTGACGGAACGGCGTGGCGCTGGCTGGCTGTAGCACTTGCGGCCCGGGCGCACTGGCTAGGTCGACGTGGCCCACATggaaagagaaggagaggaggggaggacaGCGAGCCGGCTCGGGCTGATTGGCCAGGCCAAGGGGAAGGGGAAAACCCGACCGGAAAGAGAGGTTGGGCCACGGAGGTTTAGGTCTAGggttttctctttttatttcttttctattctatcctttttctatttccaattctatttctattctaaagcaaaaccaaataaaataataacaaatccaaataaaccctacatgcctattaacttcatgaatgcattcaaacaaacaataataaccttattcaaatttgaatttaaatttaaaaaataagctttttttattctaattattcaacatataatctaatcttgaaaagttttaaaatttgcaaaaattgcaAATCAAGATGTGATAGTTAGGTGATGCGGTTCTCCATGTCTATTTTAGCTAGGTAGTCCGCCCACTATGTTTGCGGTTTTGTACTTGGTTTTTCCATAATTAATTGAAATGTTGTGTGTACCTTAACTATGTAGCGATTAAGAGCAAACTATTATATGATTGTATTCTCTGATATAACGATAATAGTTAATAAAACTtccattatttaaaaaataatagaactAACGGATGGTGATGTCATATCTAATTTGTTTTCTGCCTTTACCGAGTAGCTCGAacgggaaaaaaaaattgaaaaacgtAACAAGGGAGGGCTCGGTGTTCTGATTCCAGAACCGGCGCTTACCCCTTTCCacggaaaaaaattatatgagactCTCTACAGGAAGGTTTTTGTGAAATCCTGATTCACATCGTTTGTTTTGGATACAACGATCAAATTAAACATATATAAGAGGAATAGAGAATACCTGTCACGTAGTCTCGTATAATTTCGTTTCCTTTCCACGCCTATCATTGAGCTGGAACTGTAAACAGGGCAGGACGAGGTTCCCACCGAGGGTTtcatcgcggcggcggcgcaaaCAAAAGGACCCAGCGTTAGCTCGGCCTTGGCGGGAGGGGGGCGAAGGAATCCGCGGCCGCAGTGATCCCTGGGTGTCGAGACTCGAGACCCAGCGTCCCAGCCCCTCTGCTCCTCCCAACCCCATCGCGACATGGAGCCGGGAGCCAAATCAGAAGCAAAGCAAGAGGAGCAAGGATCCGGCGCTGtgggaagcggcggcggcggcaacagcAAGGTCTATCACGAGAGGCAGAGGCTGCAGTTCTGCCTCCTCCACGCCCTCAACAACCTTATGCAGGTGGCTCCCCTCTCTTTCTAGTTTCGACCATTATCTCCTCGGGTTCTTGCTCGTGTTCTATCAGTGTGCAGTGCTTATTAGTTTCTTTATAGTTTACTTTAATCTTTACGTTATATATACTCTTAAGCTCCAATTGCCGCTCTTGTGATTCCCTTACTGTATGTGACTATGTCGATTACCGGAGAAGGATTGATCGAACGACTTGTTGAAATTGTTAGTAGTTGAGCGTTGTGCTCCACTCCACCAGCACCGTTGATGATGGCGCTTAGTGGTACAAATTAGTTTTGCGGATTCAATCGAGCACAGTAGGTACCACTGTTGGACTCAATTTTGCTGTGGTGGATACATCGCAACATATTGTAAGAAAGGTGAAGTACCTTGACATCAGAAAGCTCCATCCATTAGTCGGAGCATGTCAATTCTTGCCAAAGCAGGCACGCTTGCCACCTGCTCTTGAACAAGACACATTTATGTGTACCGCTCATCCATTTTGCGCACCTCCAATCCACCTTTGGAATTAGAGGCTGCAGTGACTGGATGTGCTCGTGAACCATGAATTCATAAGCCTGACAGAAACAAATCTTTTAGTATTGTCAAACCCTCTTGATTCTGTGTTAAATTGCTAATGGCTTCTAAGGTGACCTGGTCCATTTTGTAGAAATCTTAATGGGCTTCAAAAGCACAGACAAGTCACAAAGACTTCACCTGCTACCTGGCCATTTATGTTTATCGCCAAAACAGaagaataaatattatcacAACTTACCCGCGTAAATATAATTTTGCACTTTTTAAATTATGTTACGAGAAACATGATCTCACTAAAATGACATAATCCATTTCTTTGCTTGTGTACTATCTTGGTTAGTCTGGGCATACCATGTTTCAATCTAACTTTTGTAGGCTAAAATGTGTCAACTATGCTTTATGTGGTCCAGGAAAAGGAATGTTTCACCCGAGCTGAGTTGGATGGGGTTGCTAGAAATCTTGTTCTCAGTGATCCAAACAAGGACCACTGGAGTCCTCTATCGTTCATTTTTAAACCTCACCACAATGTAGTAACTGGGAACTATGATGTAAATGTTCTCATCGCAGCATTAGAAGCTAGAAAGAAGAAGGTAGTCTGGCATGATCATCGAAAAGAGGCATCATCAATCGATCTGGATGCAGAATCGTTCATTGGTCTGATGATCAATGTGCCTGTCAGGAGGTTCAGGGGGCTTTGGACTGGCAGGCATTGGGTAGCGATTCGAAGCATTGATGGTATCTGGTTCAATTTGGATAGTGATCTTTCCGAACCTAAGCAGTTTAAGGACAAAGAAAACGTAATTGTGTTCCTGGACAGCTTACTCAGCCAAGGTGGAGAACTCATGATCGTGCTGCAAGATGAATAACAGTACTGCCCCAAATCTCAAATGGCTACCAAAAGAGCCTCCTATGTGCGCCCATACTTGTGAATTGCCATCATGATGAGATCACAGGCATCTGCAGCAGAAATTTTTGTAAACCTTACAGTTTTATTGCTGAGCATGATGGACAAATTGGTAGATGGAAGGTTCAATGTGGAAAACATACACCTCACGTGTTTCTGTTGTTGCCATGGACCTTCTCTTTAATTGATTGTTGTGTGTCTCTGTCATATGCCGGATTGCCAGCCAGGTATCCACAGTAGGCAGAACATAAGCTTGCTAAATGATGGAAATAAAGAAATTGTCAGCGAGAACAGGTTACTTGTGATGGAGAACTTAAGGGAAGGATGAAGGAACATCTGCTGCAATTGTAGTTGTGCTTTGGAGAACCAAAGTAGTCCTGGATGCTCCTAgaatttgtcaattcattttctAAGTACTATTGGATGTACATTACATGAGTAAGCAGAGCTTGTACCCCATCATCTTAGAAAGTCTAAAAATATATTGAGCTTGTGTAAGATCATTGTTGTCTCGTGGTATGGCCTTGAGTTAACAAGAAATTGCTCTTAAGCTTATTATGGACATGCTTTGGTGATCTGACATTTTTCTTTCACCACTCGTGCCACCCTAGTCGTGCAACCTGGTTTCGATAGGAGAACCAAATcaacaaaaggaaaaatgatGTAGTTTGTGTAGTATTTCATATCCTTCAAAATTTCAACTTCAAACTCAAAGTGTGCAAGAAAGTTAAATTAGCTGTGAATAGTAAGatttgcccttttctttttcttctctttttaatttattatttgtcaGAATTTCCTCATTTTTGCTACTCTTAATAAAAAGATGAACTTTAACTTGAAATATTACACAGAGCATAATAAAGAAGTACACGCAATTTTGTCTTCAGAATCTCGTGTCGATCTGGTGCTTCAGCAAGACGGGTCGCAGAATTacagagtggattgcactcgGCCTTCTTTCCTGGCACTCACGGGTAGCACAACATAATTCAGTTTTTGAGCTACTGCCAGTAACCAACACCTGCAAAGGACATGACAACATGAAATTGTTGGAGACTTTGCATCGACCTTCTTAGTTAGCAGATGGTAGTGGATGTTAGCGCATTGCTTTGGTAGTCTAGGATTGTTTTCTTAACTGTCTAACTATTTATGGTTAGTCTAGATATACTCTGTTAGCTGTACAGATCCTAACAGATCCTGTATCTTGTGCATTTGGGATGTAATCCTTTGTGATCAATATATATAAGCACCCTGCAGCTTGCCTGCCATGTGTGGTGTTTTTCCATTATTTCTTCTCTCTGTATGGTATCACGATATTAGCTTTCTTTCCTGGCCTCTAACCTTAGTCCACTGTGTCGGCTTGGTTTCTCACCGTCGGCTTCCTCTTCACTGACACCATGTCGACCAAGCCCTCCAACAACTCGGCAacctcttcctccacctctgGCCTCACGCCACAACCCCTGCCTGTCAATACCTCTCTTCCCAGTGCTGCTGGCCTTGCTTCCTCCAACCACGCTTAAGTCCCAGTTCTCTTGGATCTTGAAGTTACGAACTTCACCAAGTGGGACATCTTCTTCAAggctgaagggatcggtgacgtcctaagaggagggggtgaattatgacatttAAAATCcattcggctctaaaaactacataagataaacctatatcaatttctatctagatatgctctaagtttatctagtgcgtctactctaccgatcaaaacgtttataacctatctaagaagttaaa
The nucleotide sequence above comes from Phragmites australis chromosome 4, lpPhrAust1.1, whole genome shotgun sequence. Encoded proteins:
- the LOC133916462 gene encoding josephin-like protein → MEPGAKSEAKQEEQGSGAVGSGGGGNSKVYHERQRLQFCLLHALNNLMQEKECFTRAELDGVARNLVLSDPNKDHWSPLSFIFKPHHNVVTGNYDVNVLIAALEARKKKVVWHDHRKEASSIDLDAESFIGLMINVPVRRFRGLWTGRHWVAIRSIDGIWFNLDSDLSEPKQFKDKENVIVFLDSLLSQGGELMIVLQDE